In a single window of the Nitrospinaceae bacterium genome:
- a CDS encoding nucleotide sugar dehydrogenase translates to MSLLEKIKNREVRAGVMGLGYVGLPLCLEFVRAGYHVVGLDSDERKIESLAKRSSYITDIPDSELIEAFETGRFEVTSDQSVISTVQTLNICVPTPLNKSGAPDLSFVKAALQAIEENQSPGQLYILESTTYPGTTEEALLPVLSGEGTREVGKDFFLAFSPERIDPGNPNFNTRNIPKVVGGVTETCTACAAALYENCVDTTVTVSSPRVAEMVKLLENTFRSVNIGLVNELAKMCHNLDVNIWEVIDAAKTKPFGFMPFYPGPGLGGHCIPIDPIYLSWKARQMGFEARFIELADQVNSSMPQFVVDLVVKALGDHGKPLKGANVLLLGVTYKADVNDVRESPALDVWQLLEDWGATVEYHDPYVESLMFGERERTSKFLAPDMLQSMDCAILLASHESLDLDMISEHSSCVVDTRNALNSDSGDGKIYKL, encoded by the coding sequence ATGTCGCTCCTTGAGAAAATTAAAAATCGCGAGGTTCGTGCGGGCGTTATGGGGCTGGGATATGTCGGCCTCCCGCTTTGTCTTGAATTTGTCCGAGCTGGCTATCATGTAGTCGGTCTGGATTCAGACGAGAGAAAGATTGAGTCTCTCGCAAAGCGCTCTTCATATATTACCGACATTCCTGACTCGGAATTGATCGAGGCATTTGAGACCGGGAGGTTCGAGGTCACCTCGGATCAGTCTGTCATCTCTACAGTTCAGACCCTTAATATTTGCGTCCCTACGCCTCTGAACAAATCCGGCGCGCCCGATCTTTCGTTTGTAAAGGCGGCGCTCCAGGCGATTGAGGAAAATCAATCCCCAGGGCAGCTATATATCCTTGAAAGCACTACATATCCCGGAACGACCGAGGAGGCGTTGCTTCCCGTTCTCTCCGGGGAAGGGACCAGAGAAGTGGGTAAAGATTTTTTCCTCGCCTTCTCTCCCGAGCGCATTGATCCGGGCAACCCCAACTTCAATACGCGCAATATTCCAAAAGTAGTTGGCGGGGTCACGGAAACATGTACGGCCTGTGCTGCAGCTCTTTATGAAAACTGCGTGGACACCACCGTTACCGTTAGCTCGCCTCGTGTCGCAGAGATGGTCAAGCTTCTCGAAAATACTTTCAGGAGTGTGAACATCGGCCTGGTCAATGAGTTGGCGAAAATGTGCCACAACCTCGATGTGAACATCTGGGAAGTTATTGATGCGGCGAAAACCAAACCCTTTGGGTTCATGCCTTTTTATCCGGGTCCCGGTCTTGGCGGACATTGTATTCCGATCGATCCCATCTATCTTTCCTGGAAGGCGAGGCAGATGGGATTCGAGGCGCGTTTCATTGAACTGGCGGATCAGGTCAATTCATCGATGCCCCAATTCGTCGTCGATCTGGTGGTCAAGGCGCTGGGCGATCACGGCAAGCCGCTCAAGGGAGCTAATGTTCTCCTGCTCGGAGTCACCTACAAGGCGGATGTGAACGATGTCCGCGAGAGTCCGGCGCTGGATGTCTGGCAGCTATTGGAGGACTGGGGCGCCACGGTGGAATATCATGATCCATATGTTGAATCTTTGATGTTTGGCGAAAGGGAGCGCACCTCAAAGTTTTTAGCGCCGGATATGCTCCAGAGTATGGATTGCGCCATCCTTCTGGCATCCCATGAGTCGCTGGATTTAGATATGATTAGTGAGCATTCCTCATGTGTTGTGGACACCCGAAACGCCCTGAATAGCGATTCTGGGGATGGAAAAATTTATAAGCTTTGA
- the rplM gene encoding 50S ribosomal protein L13, producing the protein MYQPTKFISKEKAAEEQHWVVIDAEGQTLGRLATKVATLLRGKHRPEWSPHVDCGDYVVIINSEKVFLTGQKAEQKKYFRHSGYIGHMREVTAGRMLEIHPERVVQAAVRGMLPKTKLGRAMFKKLKVYVGASHPHEAQKPEAISLA; encoded by the coding sequence ATGTATCAACCTACAAAATTCATTTCTAAAGAAAAGGCCGCCGAGGAGCAGCACTGGGTGGTTATTGATGCAGAGGGTCAAACCCTTGGCCGGCTAGCGACGAAAGTAGCTACGCTTCTTCGCGGAAAGCATCGCCCCGAGTGGAGTCCCCATGTTGATTGCGGCGATTATGTCGTTATCATCAACTCGGAGAAAGTGTTTTTGACTGGCCAGAAAGCCGAGCAGAAAAAATATTTTCGCCATTCAGGTTACATCGGGCACATGAGAGAAGTGACGGCTGGGCGTATGCTTGAGATCCATCCCGAAAGAGTGGTTCAGGCTGCGGTTCGGGGCATGTTGCCGAAAACCAAACTTGGCCGTGCGATGTTTAAGAAGTTGAAAGTCTATGTGGGGGCGTCTCATCCCCATGAGGCACAAAAGCCCGAAGCGATTTCTTTAGCATAG
- the rpsI gene encoding 30S ribosomal protein S9, whose amino-acid sequence MATTVTKYYATGKRKTSVARVWILPGEGRMLINNKPVDEYFLRDTSLMIIKQPFEITGTWGRFDVSATVNGGGLSGQAGAVRHGISKALLEVDPSYRTTLKKAGLITRDSRVKERKKYGLKGARKSFQFSKR is encoded by the coding sequence ATGGCAACGACAGTTACGAAATATTACGCAACAGGCAAACGAAAAACCTCCGTCGCCCGGGTGTGGATTCTCCCTGGTGAGGGCAGGATGCTGATCAATAATAAACCTGTGGATGAGTACTTTCTGCGGGACACTTCACTCATGATCATCAAGCAACCCTTCGAGATTACGGGGACTTGGGGTCGATTCGATGTTAGCGCTACGGTCAACGGTGGCGGCCTCTCGGGCCAAGCTGGTGCTGTCCGGCACGGTATTTCAAAAGCGCTGCTCGAAGTTGACCCCAGCTACCGTACCACGCTGAAAAAAGCGGGCCTCATAACGCGCGACTCGCGTGTTAAAGAGCGCAAAAAGTACGGCCTCAAGGGTGCCCGCAAGAGCTTCCAGTTCTCCAAACGTTAA
- a CDS encoding N-acetyl-gamma-glutamyl-phosphate reductase, whose translation MYRIAVVGATGYTGFELLRLLASHGGVEVGALTSETYSGKEIGEVFPALAKIVTCRLQKFEPEVCEGADIVFCCLPHRTAMNTVPGLLDRGHRVVDFSADFRLRDHAVYEQWYKTEHVCPERIPEAVYGIPELYRDEIRGAKLVANPGCYPTGAILALAPLLRAGIVVSSLIVIDAKSGVSGAGRKAALDFQFSEVNEGFKAYGIGTHRHTPEIEQELSVALGGELRVSFTPHLVPMTRGILSTIYVEAAGGATEESARAALQEAYGNEAFIRLMPQGAFPNVSQVAGSNFLDIGLTFDERTGRFVIVTAIDNLVKGASGAAVQNMNILLGLTETQGLVHPGFWV comes from the coding sequence ATGTACCGGATCGCCGTGGTGGGAGCCACGGGGTATACCGGCTTCGAGTTGTTGCGGCTGCTTGCGTCTCATGGCGGCGTCGAGGTCGGTGCCCTGACATCTGAAACTTATTCAGGCAAGGAAATCGGAGAGGTATTTCCAGCCCTTGCGAAAATCGTTACCTGTAGATTGCAAAAGTTTGAGCCCGAGGTGTGCGAGGGCGCCGATATCGTATTCTGCTGTCTGCCGCACAGAACGGCTATGAACACTGTTCCCGGGCTTTTAGACCGTGGACACCGGGTCGTCGATTTCTCTGCCGATTTCAGGCTCAGGGATCATGCCGTTTATGAGCAATGGTATAAAACAGAACATGTTTGCCCTGAGCGCATTCCTGAGGCTGTCTACGGAATTCCCGAGCTTTATCGAGACGAAATTCGTGGTGCAAAATTAGTGGCCAACCCTGGGTGCTATCCGACGGGAGCAATTCTGGCGCTGGCGCCGTTGCTTCGTGCGGGTATTGTTGTCTCTTCATTGATCGTGATTGACGCAAAATCCGGTGTCTCAGGTGCGGGGCGAAAAGCGGCTTTAGACTTTCAGTTCAGCGAGGTTAACGAGGGGTTTAAGGCCTACGGAATTGGCACGCACCGTCATACGCCCGAGATCGAGCAGGAACTTTCGGTTGCCTTAGGAGGGGAGCTAAGGGTGTCGTTCACGCCCCATCTCGTCCCGATGACGAGGGGAATCCTCTCGACGATATACGTCGAGGCAGCGGGCGGAGCTACTGAGGAAAGTGCGCGAGCGGCTCTTCAGGAGGCGTACGGAAACGAGGCGTTTATTCGTCTCATGCCTCAGGGGGCTTTTCCCAACGTGAGCCAGGTGGCGGGAAGTAATTTTCTCGACATCGGCCTCACCTTCGATGAGCGCACCGGGCGTTTCGTTATCGTGACGGCGATCGATAATTTGGTGAAAGGGGCATCGGGAGCAGCGGTGCAAAACATGAACATTCTTCTAGGCCTTACGGAAACGCAGGGCTTGGTTCATCCGGGGTTCTGGGTATGA
- the argJ gene encoding bifunctional glutamate N-acetyltransferase/amino-acid acetyltransferase ArgJ, which produces MSEKINIQVIEGGVCAAEGVRASAATAGIKESGNPDITLIAFDPPAEAAGVYTRNLVCAAPVVLCRERVGKGPLRAILVNSGNANACTGQTGLSDAYHLCDGIAGVLGSKSDEVVMSSTGLIGANLPVELLEAKFGELVAGLSKGGGTASAEAIMTTDTRPKEYAVLVELPEGTVRIGGMSKGAGMIAPNMATMLAYVTTDAAVSSELLAKLLREASDMSFNCVTIDGDTSTNDTAILAATGASGVRVESGETLELFETALKQVCLELALAIVRDGEGVTKVVQLRVEGATSDEDARLAARSVSESLLVKTAINGNLPNWGRIFAAAGYSGAALDQERLYLKFDDIEVARDGAPIGGQDDSLRKVLEKPEYTVTLGLGVGDASSNFWTTDLSREYVTINADYRT; this is translated from the coding sequence ATGAGCGAGAAAATAAATATACAAGTAATCGAGGGCGGTGTTTGTGCCGCCGAGGGTGTTCGGGCCTCTGCGGCGACAGCGGGAATTAAAGAGTCTGGCAATCCGGACATTACGTTAATTGCGTTCGACCCGCCCGCCGAGGCGGCGGGCGTCTATACGCGAAATCTGGTTTGTGCTGCGCCGGTTGTGCTCTGTCGTGAGCGAGTGGGTAAGGGCCCCCTTCGGGCTATTTTGGTAAACAGTGGAAACGCCAACGCTTGCACGGGACAGACAGGCCTCTCGGACGCTTATCATTTGTGTGATGGCATAGCCGGTGTTCTCGGTAGCAAGTCCGATGAAGTCGTCATGTCATCGACTGGCTTGATCGGGGCCAACCTTCCTGTGGAACTTTTGGAAGCGAAGTTCGGCGAACTGGTTGCCGGGCTATCGAAAGGTGGCGGGACAGCTTCAGCCGAGGCGATCATGACCACTGATACCCGGCCTAAGGAATATGCCGTTTTGGTTGAATTGCCCGAGGGTACTGTCCGCATCGGTGGAATGAGTAAGGGGGCGGGAATGATAGCGCCCAACATGGCCACCATGTTGGCCTATGTTACGACGGACGCCGCCGTTTCAAGTGAGTTGTTGGCGAAGTTGTTGCGAGAGGCCTCCGACATGTCTTTTAACTGCGTGACGATTGACGGTGACACATCGACGAACGATACGGCCATCCTTGCGGCGACCGGTGCCTCGGGCGTCCGAGTCGAGAGCGGCGAAACACTTGAGCTTTTTGAGACCGCTCTGAAACAGGTCTGTCTTGAACTTGCCCTGGCAATTGTGCGTGACGGGGAAGGGGTGACGAAAGTTGTCCAGCTCCGTGTTGAAGGCGCTACGAGTGATGAGGATGCTCGCCTTGCAGCACGGTCAGTTTCAGAGAGTTTGTTGGTGAAAACGGCCATTAACGGAAATCTCCCAAATTGGGGCCGGATTTTCGCTGCTGCCGGCTATAGTGGTGCCGCCCTTGATCAGGAGCGGCTGTACCTTAAATTTGACGATATAGAGGTTGCCCGGGATGGTGCGCCCATTGGTGGGCAGGACGATTCTCTGCGCAAGGTGCTTGAAAAACCTGAGTATACGGTAACGCTCGGGCTCGGGGTTGGCGATGCGAGCTCTAATTTCTGGACGACCGACCTGAGCCGGGAATATGTAACGATTAACGCGGACTACAGGACATAA